Proteins encoded by one window of bacterium:
- a CDS encoding NUDIX domain-containing protein, with protein MEPGILGERAAVILGVSVLLRQEGRLLFEVQKPERWTHTPGGGVIIGIGCVGGRVEPGESAVEALQREALEEIGCTILLDRPAEPFSVGADGAVRPRRPEEVPEGALFLWEGSGPGFIEGGQVAVFSGTPAGPLNLGDLPAVIGMSHETLLECGHHPLTIEIVLARGGTIEERQAVPRVARLAPVDTAEVVVALPDEFRRRALRR; from the coding sequence ATGGAGCCAGGCATTCTGGGTGAGCGCGCAGCCGTGATTCTCGGCGTCTCGGTGCTCCTACGGCAGGAAGGCAGGCTTCTGTTCGAGGTTCAGAAGCCCGAGAGGTGGACACACACGCCCGGAGGAGGGGTCATCATCGGGATAGGCTGCGTCGGTGGACGCGTCGAGCCGGGTGAGTCCGCGGTCGAGGCGCTTCAGAGGGAGGCGCTGGAGGAGATCGGCTGTACTATCCTCCTGGACAGACCGGCAGAGCCCTTCTCCGTGGGTGCGGATGGCGCTGTGAGGCCTCGCCGGCCTGAGGAGGTTCCGGAGGGAGCGCTGTTCCTCTGGGAGGGATCCGGGCCCGGTTTCATCGAGGGCGGTCAGGTCGCGGTCTTCTCGGGGACACCTGCTGGCCCGCTTAACCTCGGTGACCTCCCCGCCGTCATCGGCATGAGCCATGAGACACTCCTGGAGTGCGGTCACCATCCCCTGACCATTGAGATCGTGCTTGCCCGCGGAGGGACGATCGAGGAGCGGCAGGCCGTCCCGCGGGTCGCGCGGCTGGCACCGGTGGACACGGCGGAAGTTGTGGTCGCGTTGCCTGATGAGTTCAGGCGCCGCGCGCTTCGCCGCTAA
- a CDS encoding lipid-A-disaccharide synthase-related protein produces MTRRVLFISNGIGEDLIAAAIGGRLQVAGADVTGYPLVGTGAYPPEVPLLDPRRTMPSGGFSMRSGLRGLGADLAAGLIGLWLGQRRTLAAQRGRHDLVVAVGDAYCLWMASGASRQVAFVSTADSVRICEFGTLATWVMRGRASRIFARDPDTAEALAAMGLQSVALGNVMMDLVEGAGETFGLSPDTQVVALLPGSRADAPGNAALLAQAAQAIAAEEPGVRFLLAVAPTVAVEDVLRHLPQEEPHEDGAAVGGVTVGGAHLVLTSAFADAVVRASVVIGMAGTANEQAVGLGRPVVAFPGPGTQFTPAFLQMQRRLLGEALIPTRNWHEAAAAAVRLLRDPDERGRRGAVGRARMGPPGGSARISAALLEMLDQRVR; encoded by the coding sequence ATGACGCGGCGGGTGCTCTTCATCAGCAACGGCATCGGCGAGGACCTGATCGCCGCGGCCATAGGCGGCCGCCTGCAGGTTGCGGGCGCAGACGTGACGGGCTATCCGCTGGTCGGCACAGGGGCCTATCCTCCCGAGGTCCCGCTGCTGGACCCCCGACGGACGATGCCCAGCGGCGGGTTCTCGATGCGCAGCGGGCTGAGGGGGCTGGGCGCCGATCTGGCCGCCGGCCTGATCGGGCTGTGGCTTGGGCAGAGGCGGACGCTGGCGGCCCAGCGCGGCAGGCACGACCTTGTCGTGGCGGTCGGTGACGCCTACTGCCTGTGGATGGCCTCGGGAGCCTCTCGCCAGGTGGCGTTCGTTTCCACCGCCGATTCGGTGCGGATCTGCGAGTTCGGCACGCTGGCCACCTGGGTGATGCGCGGCCGTGCCAGCCGGATCTTCGCGCGCGATCCCGACACGGCTGAAGCCCTGGCCGCGATGGGGCTGCAGTCGGTCGCGCTGGGCAACGTGATGATGGACCTGGTCGAGGGCGCGGGTGAGACGTTCGGCCTGTCCCCCGACACGCAGGTGGTGGCACTGCTGCCGGGGAGCCGCGCCGACGCGCCTGGAAACGCCGCGCTACTCGCGCAGGCCGCGCAGGCGATCGCTGCGGAGGAACCGGGCGTCCGATTCCTTCTGGCAGTGGCGCCGACCGTCGCCGTCGAGGATGTTCTACGCCACCTCCCCCAGGAAGAACCCCACGAGGACGGCGCGGCGGTCGGCGGCGTGACCGTCGGCGGCGCGCACCTTGTCCTCACCAGCGCGTTCGCAGACGCGGTGGTAAGAGCCAGCGTCGTCATCGGGATGGCGGGGACCGCCAACGAGCAGGCCGTAGGGCTGGGCAGGCCGGTGGTGGCATTCCCCGGCCCGGGCACGCAGTTTACTCCCGCCTTCCTTCAGATGCAGCGCCGGCTCCTGGGCGAGGCCCTCATTCCCACCCGCAACTGGCATGAGGCGGCCGCAGCCGCAGTGCGGTTGCTCCGCGATCCGGACGAGCGGGGGCGGCGTGGCGCGGTGGGGCGGGCGCGCATGGGACCGCCGGGCGGCTCCGCGCGCATCAGCGCGGCCCTACTTGAGATGCTCGACCAACGTGTACGTTAG
- a CDS encoding glycosyltransferase family 2 protein, which yields MSSGPEISVVIPAYNGGWVLHRAIEALQAQDADPDRFEIVIVDDGSNDGSTDGLEESLGSVPIRVLRQANRGRAAARNLGAAEARGRALLFLDADIWATPGLVSAHLAHHANGGALGVQGRSVQHPDSLTTMYMRACNVMPDVTIRRREGLSPYHVITRNFSVNADAFRHGGGFDEGFQGYGWEDIELAFRLVRHGVTLRYEHTAVAYHYHIQTLEEAREKLRQAGEGAVYFWEKHGRNWHLGTFLEILPVLLPLKWLVYRSGLVTVALLPILRLAERAGLTIVCSEIFSHLLWRSFYEGVFDARRRRR from the coding sequence ATGAGTTCAGGGCCCGAGATCAGCGTCGTCATCCCGGCCTACAACGGTGGCTGGGTGCTCCACAGGGCCATCGAGGCGCTGCAGGCTCAGGATGCCGATCCCGACCGTTTCGAGATAGTAATCGTGGACGACGGTTCGAACGATGGATCCACGGACGGCCTCGAAGAAAGCCTGGGATCTGTGCCGATCCGCGTTCTCCGCCAGGCGAACCGCGGCCGCGCGGCCGCGCGTAACCTGGGTGCCGCCGAGGCCCGAGGCCGTGCGCTGCTGTTCTTGGATGCCGACATCTGGGCGACACCCGGGCTCGTCTCTGCGCACCTGGCGCACCACGCGAACGGAGGCGCGCTGGGCGTTCAGGGCCGATCGGTCCAGCATCCCGACAGCCTGACCACCATGTACATGAGGGCCTGTAACGTGATGCCCGACGTCACCATTCGTAGGCGGGAAGGGCTGTCGCCGTACCACGTGATCACTCGCAACTTCTCCGTGAACGCGGATGCGTTCAGGCACGGCGGCGGATTCGACGAAGGGTTCCAGGGGTATGGGTGGGAGGACATCGAGCTGGCGTTTCGCCTGGTGCGTCACGGGGTCACGCTGCGGTACGAGCACACGGCGGTAGCGTACCACTACCATATCCAGACGCTCGAGGAGGCCCGGGAGAAACTTCGGCAGGCCGGGGAGGGCGCGGTCTACTTCTGGGAGAAGCACGGCCGCAACTGGCACCTTGGGACGTTCCTGGAGATCCTGCCGGTGCTGCTGCCGCTCAAGTGGCTCGTCTACCGCAGCGGGCTCGTGACCGTCGCGCTGCTCCCGATCCTACGGCTCGCCGAGCGTGCCGGGCTGACCATCGTGTGCAGCGAAATCTTCAGCCACCTGCTGTGGCGGTCGTTCTACGAGGGCGTCTTCGACGCGCGCCGGCGGCGGCGATGA
- a CDS encoding O-antigen ligase family protein, which produces MTPRALDQLFLGGVLLAVFLYPAGYTAWAMPVLLAAMILDIASGRRPWIPTAFDRPLVALMVALLASGLASEWRLWSAGLVVLFGLTVWISVYSVARVAAARQEVIRYLVAAWAAGGLLAAVWGILRSAPYWPIGASTPLLLPTALGTTLAATAVLVLGIWTVAEGVPVRILAAAGLVVVLTALELTWSRGAWIAALAALAALAVMVILAPRRRAGLLVLFLVTLILATAAIGPGRVSLVRRIEAVPSATFNLDRLALWEGALRIARAHPVLGTGYGTFHRAWPRHMPEDIVGDPTTAHNLYLNFAAETGLVGLAAFLAFIVAALGGLWRRIACTRGDPRTDGLWAACLAAVVAILVHQLFDVTVASVHMGFGFAALLALGQARGRR; this is translated from the coding sequence GTGACGCCCAGGGCACTGGATCAGCTCTTCTTGGGCGGCGTGCTCCTCGCGGTGTTCTTGTACCCAGCAGGGTATACCGCGTGGGCGATGCCCGTGTTGCTGGCAGCCATGATCCTGGACATCGCCTCAGGACGGCGTCCGTGGATTCCGACGGCGTTCGACCGTCCCCTAGTCGCGCTCATGGTCGCCCTCCTTGCTTCAGGTCTGGCGTCGGAGTGGCGGCTGTGGTCGGCCGGGCTTGTGGTTCTGTTTGGCCTAACAGTGTGGATCAGCGTGTACTCTGTCGCTCGGGTTGCAGCGGCCCGACAAGAGGTCATCAGATATCTCGTCGCGGCCTGGGCCGCCGGAGGGCTGCTAGCAGCGGTCTGGGGAATCCTGCGCTCGGCTCCCTACTGGCCGATCGGCGCCTCGACACCGCTCCTCCTCCCGACTGCCCTCGGCACGACACTTGCGGCGACTGCTGTCCTCGTACTGGGCATCTGGACAGTCGCGGAAGGGGTACCCGTCCGGATCCTCGCCGCCGCAGGACTCGTCGTCGTGCTGACTGCTCTGGAGCTCACCTGGTCGCGGGGAGCATGGATTGCGGCCCTGGCGGCCCTGGCGGCCCTGGCGGTGATGGTGATACTTGCCCCGCGCAGGCGGGCCGGGCTACTTGTGCTTTTTCTCGTCACGCTGATTCTCGCGACCGCCGCGATCGGCCCCGGGAGAGTCTCGCTGGTCCGGAGGATCGAGGCCGTTCCCAGCGCGACGTTCAACCTCGATCGTCTGGCCCTGTGGGAAGGGGCGCTGCGGATTGCCCGGGCGCATCCGGTCCTGGGGACGGGCTACGGCACGTTCCACCGCGCCTGGCCCCGGCATATGCCGGAAGACATCGTGGGGGATCCCACGACCGCGCACAATCTCTACCTCAACTTCGCCGCTGAGACAGGGCTCGTCGGGTTGGCGGCGTTCCTGGCTTTCATCGTCGCAGCACTGGGCGGGCTCTGGCGCCGGATCGCGTGCACCCGTGGTGACCCGCGCACCGACGGGCTCTGGGCAGCGTGCCTTGCGGCTGTCGTGGCAATACTCGTACACCAGCTCTTCGATGTGACGGTCGCGTCGGTCCACATGGGCTTCGGCTTCGCAGCGCTGCTCGCGCTCGGGCAGGCTAGAGGACGTCGATGA
- a CDS encoding O-antigen ligase family protein, whose translation MEAWRWRESLLLLTAFVFSVGFASGGFLLLLVLAAGEIMAGEPAWRRTPADASLLGLVAAAVLSGLWSEWRGTALWSAVAFGLSAAVTLRAVVLAARQDAAFARRFIAAWAAGGVAAAALGIAWLGSAPGARAQVFNMNPNELGTTLAIAAVLLLGLSLDGSRFRRLLCLAGLSVVTAGLALTWSRGAWLAAAMGVVVLIARTERRLLWPGLLVAALVMVAAIPALGPRWEWHADRIQEITVADGPFSRIPIWRLVPRMVADRPLLGTGLSTFQFVYERYRQGTAAVPNAPLAHNLFLQAIAETGVVGLVALLFFLAAGVLAVARWHTRGPPGSEQRRLSATVLAALVALLAHQMVDGTVLRIHISVGLFALVGLGAAFSPGAGERAP comes from the coding sequence GTGGAAGCGTGGCGCTGGCGCGAGTCCCTCCTGCTGCTGACGGCGTTCGTCTTCTCTGTGGGCTTCGCATCAGGTGGATTCCTGCTCTTGCTCGTCCTTGCGGCAGGCGAGATCATGGCGGGCGAGCCGGCGTGGCGCCGTACGCCGGCAGACGCGAGTCTTCTCGGCCTCGTGGCCGCCGCGGTCCTGTCCGGGCTTTGGTCGGAATGGCGCGGGACCGCCCTGTGGTCAGCGGTCGCGTTCGGCCTTAGCGCGGCGGTCACGCTGCGCGCGGTGGTGCTCGCGGCCCGCCAGGACGCGGCGTTTGCCCGGCGCTTCATCGCCGCCTGGGCCGCGGGCGGTGTGGCCGCAGCCGCGCTCGGTATCGCATGGCTTGGGTCTGCACCCGGCGCCCGGGCGCAGGTGTTCAACATGAACCCCAACGAGTTGGGCACGACCCTGGCGATCGCCGCAGTTCTGCTGCTCGGCCTCTCGCTCGACGGATCGCGCTTTCGGCGCCTGCTCTGCCTGGCGGGCCTGTCCGTGGTAACTGCGGGCCTGGCACTGACATGGTCGCGAGGCGCTTGGCTGGCCGCCGCGATGGGCGTGGTGGTGTTGATCGCTCGGACCGAGCGCCGCCTCCTGTGGCCTGGCCTGCTCGTGGCCGCGCTCGTCATGGTTGCAGCGATACCAGCCCTGGGGCCGCGCTGGGAGTGGCACGCCGATCGTATCCAAGAGATCACCGTCGCCGATGGTCCGTTCAGCCGCATCCCCATCTGGCGTCTGGTGCCAAGGATGGTCGCGGACCGCCCGTTGCTGGGAACAGGGCTCTCCACCTTCCAGTTCGTGTACGAGAGATACCGGCAAGGTACGGCGGCCGTCCCAAACGCGCCGCTCGCGCACAACCTCTTCCTGCAGGCCATTGCTGAGACCGGCGTTGTGGGGCTGGTGGCGCTTCTCTTCTTCCTGGCCGCAGGGGTGCTGGCAGTTGCCAGATGGCACACCAGGGGGCCGCCGGGCAGCGAGCAGCGCAGGTTGAGCGCTACGGTGCTTGCCGCCCTGGTCGCGCTGCTGGCGCACCAGATGGTGGACGGCACCGTGCTGCGCATTCACATCTCGGTGGGGCTCTTCGCCCTCGTGGGGTTGGGAGCGGCGTTCTCGCCGGGCGCTGGCGAGCGGGCACCGTGA
- a CDS encoding glycosyltransferase: protein MTVSSTNPLLSVVVPVYNDAQLLRLCLARLAAQTLAPAAYEIVVVDDGSTDDTPRVISEAASGRVRVRCVRFDRNRGRSAARNAAIRAVGAPLVVFVDSDVLVVPDFLQRHLEIHRSAASPVVGRGPVIVIPSPEIPARTPRIGISPAFLDTGNASVPRQVLVDAGLFDEGFRVYGWEDFDLGLRIKARGIPRVFSPSALAYHVQRPPTLESLDRHLDKEEERARTALYLLRKHPGAETRMLIQDTRPQRALHFLLGGAGLVSPATALRLARWLRSRNLSTLAFLVVRGVLNRHYLAMLDRFRGASEGL, encoded by the coding sequence ATGACGGTCTCCTCTACCAACCCGCTCCTCAGCGTCGTAGTGCCCGTCTACAACGACGCCCAGCTCCTCCGGCTGTGCCTGGCGCGCCTGGCCGCGCAGACGCTCGCGCCAGCCGCCTACGAGATAGTGGTGGTGGACGACGGCTCCACCGACGACACGCCCCGGGTGATCAGCGAGGCCGCCTCCGGCCGGGTCCGAGTTCGCTGTGTCAGATTCGATCGCAACCGGGGCAGGAGCGCGGCCCGTAACGCGGCGATCCGGGCCGTTGGGGCGCCGCTCGTGGTTTTCGTGGACAGCGACGTCCTGGTGGTGCCCGACTTCCTCCAGCGCCACCTTGAGATCCACCGCTCGGCCGCCTCCCCGGTGGTGGGCCGCGGGCCGGTCATAGTCATCCCATCGCCGGAGATCCCGGCGCGGACGCCCCGCATCGGGATCTCGCCGGCGTTCCTGGACACCGGCAACGCATCTGTGCCGCGGCAGGTTCTTGTAGATGCCGGGTTGTTCGATGAGGGGTTCAGGGTCTACGGGTGGGAGGATTTCGATCTTGGTCTGCGCATCAAGGCCCGCGGGATCCCCAGGGTATTCTCGCCTTCGGCACTGGCGTACCACGTCCAGCGGCCGCCGACGCTGGAGTCGCTCGACCGGCACCTGGACAAGGAGGAGGAACGGGCGCGGACGGCGCTCTACCTTCTGAGAAAGCACCCAGGCGCGGAGACCCGGATGTTGATCCAAGACACACGGCCGCAGCGTGCGCTGCACTTCCTGTTGGGTGGGGCAGGCCTGGTCTCGCCCGCGACCGCCCTGCGTTTGGCGCGGTGGCTGCGCAGTCGAAATCTATCAACGCTGGCGTTCCTGGTCGTGCGCGGGGTCCTGAACCGCCACTACCTGGCCATGCTGGACCGGTTCCGTGGGGCCTCGGAGGGGCTGTAG
- a CDS encoding glycosyltransferase family A protein, protein MGEPATVPLLSVVVPTFNHAPVLRHALACLTAQTLAAEAYEVVVVDDGSTDETPAVIAEAGTGLARVRGVHLERNRGRSVARNEGIRAARAPIVVFIDSDVLVRPDFLQQHLDLHHAAGRPVVGRGPVATIPTPVLPARNPAGLMSAAFLTTANASVPRQALLDAGLFDEGFVWYGWEDFDLGLRLRALGLTRRFSRGMVAFHVQPPSTFDPIGPDLAREEARARSALHFLQKHPGLSTRILISDTAFHRALHFLLSGAGFLTADRAPVIARWLASRGFYTPALLAARGFLNWHYIRSLDRLRAVNR, encoded by the coding sequence GTGGGCGAACCGGCGACAGTCCCGCTCCTCAGCGTAGTGGTGCCTACCTTCAACCACGCGCCAGTACTCCGACACGCCCTGGCCTGCCTGACCGCCCAGACCCTGGCGGCAGAGGCCTACGAGGTCGTCGTTGTCGACGATGGTTCGACCGACGAGACGCCCGCGGTCATAGCCGAGGCTGGAACAGGGCTCGCTAGGGTGCGCGGCGTGCACCTGGAGCGGAACCGCGGGAGGTCCGTGGCCCGCAACGAAGGGATCCGCGCGGCCCGCGCGCCCATCGTGGTGTTCATCGACAGCGACGTCCTGGTGCGACCGGACTTCCTCCAGCAACACCTGGACCTGCACCACGCAGCGGGCCGGCCGGTGGTCGGCCGCGGGCCGGTCGCGACGATCCCGACACCGGTGCTGCCGGCGCGGAATCCTGCGGGCCTGATGTCGGCAGCATTCCTAACGACGGCCAACGCCTCTGTGCCGCGCCAGGCGTTGCTGGACGCGGGACTGTTCGACGAGGGGTTCGTCTGGTACGGGTGGGAGGACTTCGATCTCGGCCTGCGACTGCGGGCCCTCGGGTTGACGCGCCGGTTCTCGCGTGGAATGGTGGCATTCCACGTGCAGCCGCCCTCGACTTTCGATCCCATCGGCCCGGATCTCGCCAGGGAAGAGGCACGGGCCAGGTCCGCGCTCCACTTTCTGCAGAAGCATCCCGGGTTGTCTACCCGCATCCTGATCTCGGACACCGCTTTCCACCGGGCGCTGCATTTCCTCCTCAGTGGAGCCGGATTTCTGACTGCTGATCGGGCGCCCGTGATCGCCCGCTGGCTGGCATCGCGAGGCTTCTACACGCCGGCGCTGCTGGCCGCTCGCGGCTTCCTCAACTGGCACTACATCCGCTCGCTCGACAGGCTTCGGGCCGTAAACCGCTAG
- a CDS encoding ABC transporter ATP-binding protein yields the protein MSDLRRMAARIAPYRLHLVGALVAMLVATGANLAVPRYTGMLIDQVLATRAFATLNRGAAVILFLFALNSLALFAQIYLMYYLAHRIVADLRQDLFARIQRWSLDRFAVWQSGDAISRSLQDTQVVQTEMLMGAVDAASAALMFTGIVAMLLWIDWQLALAIAAVIPLVGVIARSFGREIQGTATRAQEHVAGLAGLIREAFSGARVIRAFSREDREIRRFRDENEQTFGANLRIGRMVALQVPLVSFLTAFGVVLVLWLGGQRVASDRLTVGTLVAFLGYVGLAVQPAVGLTRHYAGLRQALGAFGRIRALLDEPASLQESPGAVALPPIAGRVRFENVSFAYAPGQWALRDLSLEIAPGERVALIGLSGAGKTTLVNLIGRFYDPTEGRIEIDGWDLRRVTVRSLRRQIGLVPQETVLFRGTVYDNIAYARPDAPFDEVVSAAEAANAHEFIESLGEGYRTLLGEDGLQLSGGQRQRIAIARALLNNPRLLIFDEATAALDSESETLIQDALIQATRGRTTFIIAHRLSTVRGADRIVVLDQGTVVEDGRHEDLMARDGTYARLLRLQWVDAAPTEPAAVPAAPSA from the coding sequence GTGAGCGACCTCCGGCGGATGGCTGCCAGGATAGCCCCCTACCGCCTCCATCTAGTGGGCGCCCTGGTAGCGATGCTCGTGGCCACCGGAGCCAATCTCGCGGTCCCCAGGTACACGGGCATGCTCATAGACCAGGTGCTTGCCACGCGGGCGTTTGCCACCCTCAACCGAGGCGCGGCCGTCATCCTGTTCCTGTTCGCGCTCAACAGCCTGGCACTGTTCGCCCAGATCTACCTCATGTACTATCTCGCCCACCGCATCGTCGCCGATCTCCGCCAGGACCTGTTTGCGCGCATCCAGCGATGGTCGCTCGACCGGTTCGCGGTCTGGCAAAGCGGCGACGCGATCTCCCGAAGCCTCCAGGACACGCAGGTTGTTCAGACCGAGATGCTGATGGGGGCCGTGGACGCAGCCTCTGCCGCGTTGATGTTCACCGGCATCGTAGCCATGCTGCTGTGGATCGACTGGCAACTCGCCCTCGCGATCGCCGCGGTCATACCGCTTGTCGGCGTGATCGCCCGGAGCTTCGGAAGGGAGATACAGGGCACGGCAACGCGGGCGCAGGAGCACGTGGCAGGCCTGGCGGGTCTCATACGCGAGGCGTTCTCCGGCGCGCGCGTGATCCGCGCGTTCTCGAGAGAGGACAGGGAGATCCGGCGGTTCCGCGATGAGAACGAACAGACCTTCGGCGCAAACCTCCGCATCGGACGAATGGTTGCGCTCCAGGTGCCCCTCGTCAGCTTCTTGACCGCATTCGGCGTGGTCCTGGTATTGTGGCTGGGCGGGCAGCGCGTGGCTTCAGACCGGCTCACTGTCGGGACCCTCGTCGCGTTCCTGGGATATGTGGGGCTGGCCGTCCAGCCGGCGGTTGGCCTCACCCGCCACTACGCCGGACTGCGGCAGGCGCTGGGCGCCTTCGGCCGGATCCGCGCCCTGCTGGACGAACCGGCAAGCCTGCAGGAGAGCCCCGGCGCGGTGGCGCTGCCGCCGATCGCCGGCCGCGTCCGCTTCGAGAACGTCTCGTTTGCCTATGCTCCAGGCCAGTGGGCCCTCCGCGATCTCTCGTTGGAGATAGCGCCCGGCGAGCGCGTTGCGCTGATCGGACTGAGCGGCGCGGGCAAGACGACGCTGGTCAACCTGATCGGCCGGTTCTACGATCCCACGGAGGGACGCATTGAGATTGACGGTTGGGACCTGCGCCGCGTTACGGTCCGCTCCTTGCGGCGGCAGATCGGGCTGGTCCCGCAGGAGACGGTCCTGTTCCGCGGCACCGTTTACGATAACATCGCGTACGCCCGGCCCGACGCGCCGTTTGATGAGGTGGTGTCCGCGGCGGAGGCAGCCAATGCGCACGAGTTCATCGAGTCGCTCGGCGAGGGGTATCGGACCCTGCTGGGCGAGGACGGCCTCCAACTCTCAGGCGGACAGCGCCAGCGGATCGCGATAGCCCGCGCGCTGCTCAACAACCCACGCCTGCTCATCTTCGACGAGGCCACCGCCGCGCTGGACAGCGAGTCCGAAACCCTTATCCAGGACGCGCTCATCCAGGCGACCCGCGGGCGCACCACGTTCATCATCGCGCACCGGCTCTCAACCGTTCGGGGAGCGGACCGGATAGTCGTACTGGACCAGGGCACGGTGGTGGAAGACGGCCGGCACGAGGATCTGATGGCGCGGGATGGAACCTACGCCAGGCTACTTCGGCTGCAGTGGGTAGACGCGGCGCCGACCGAGCCGGCCGCGGTCCCGGCGGCGCCGAGCGCATAG